The following are encoded together in the Bubalus kerabau isolate K-KA32 ecotype Philippines breed swamp buffalo chromosome 3, PCC_UOA_SB_1v2, whole genome shotgun sequence genome:
- the LOC129647489 gene encoding olfactory receptor 2W1-like, producing MINDSYFGGFILLGFPGRPQLEMILYGVVFFFYTIALIGNIAIILVPLLDERLQIPMYFFLRNLAILDLCYTTNIVPQMLVNVWGKDKKISFSGCAFHLFTDVTLCTVECMLLGVMSYDRFNAVCKPLHYMTIMNPQLCRGLVTTTWIIGIINCLILSPYAMSLPRCENHHLDHYFCEISAMVKIACVDTTVMEEIVFGLCFFIFLSLLLLILVSYSFIAVAVLKIKCAAGRQKAFGTCSSHLIVVSIFYGTVIYMYIQPGNSPSQDEGKLLSIFYSIVTPSLNPLIYTLRNKEFKGAMKRLIRKEKLSEETVGH from the coding sequence atgatcaATGATAGCTACTTTGGTGGTTTTATACTCCTTGGTTTCCCTGGACGGCCTCAACTGGAGATGATTCTCTATggggttgtctttttcttctacACTATTGCCTTGATAGGAAATATTGCCATCATCCTGGTGCCATTACTAGATGAGCGTCTCCAAATTcctatgtacttcttcctcagaaATTTGGCCATCTTGGATCTCTGTTATACCACAAATATAGTCCCACAGATGTTGGTCAATGTTTGGGGTAAAGataaaaaaatctctttcagCGGTTGTGCCTTTCATCTTTTCACTGATGTGACATTATGCACAGTTGAATGTATGCTCCTGGGTGTGATGTCCTATGACAGATTCAATGCTGTCTGCAAGCCTCTACATTATATGACAATAATGAACCCTCAACTCTGTCGAGGCCTAGTGACCACGACCTGGATAATTGGTATCATTAATTGCTTGATACTCTCTCCCTATGCTATGAGTCTTCCTCGATGTGAAAACCACCACCTGGATCACTATTTCTGTGAGATATCTGCAATGGTCAAAATTGCATGTGTGGACACCACAGTCATGGAAGAAATCGTATTTGgattgtgtttttttattttcctctcactGCTTCTTCTCATTCTGGTTTCATACAGCTTCATTGCTGTAGCTGTGCTCAAGATCAAGTGTGCAGCAGGGAGACAAAAAGCATTTGGGACCTGTTCCTCCCATCTCATTGTGGTATCCATCTTCTATGGGACTGTTATCTACATGTACATACAACCAGGAAACAGTCCATCTCAGGATGAGGGTAAACTACTCAGTATCTTTTATTCCATTGTTACTCCCAGCTTGAACCCACTGATCTATACACTAAGGAATAAGGAGTTCAAGGGGGCCATGAAGAGGctgattagaaaagaaaaactttctgaAGAAACAGTAGGACACTAA